A genomic window from Lycium barbarum isolate Lr01 chromosome 4, ASM1917538v2, whole genome shotgun sequence includes:
- the LOC132638354 gene encoding uncharacterized protein LOC132638354 — MGHNKIEETIVGTNHTNKKVTQKPQKLPMDGLQRTISDISFELSKVVVTDHDDHNEKKLLPPISEVEDAKCECCGMSEECTPEYVKRVREKYSGKLICGLCSEAVKEEMEKNGGKKLEEALNEHMNACSKFNRIGRAYPVLFQAEAMREILKKSRGKSLSPRDNKKGGIARSSSCIPAITKDINALKVVD, encoded by the coding sequence ATGGGACATAATAAGATAGAAGAAACCATTGTTGGGACTAACCACACTAACAAAAAAGTCACACAAAAGCCTCAAAAACTTCCCATGGATGGTCTCCAAAGAACAATATCCGATATCTCATTTGAACTTAGCAAAGTAGTAGTAACCGATCACGATGATCATAATGAGAAGAAGCTTCTTCCCCCTATTTCTGAAGTTGAAGATGCAAAGTGTGAGTGTTGTGGCATGTCTGAAGAATGCACACCTGAATATGTTaagagagttagggagaaatattCAGGAAAATTGATTTGTGGGTTGTGTTCTGAAGCTGTGAAGGAAGAAATGGAGAAGAATGGAGGTAAGAAACTAGAAGAGGCTTTAAATGAGCACATGAATGCATGTTCTAAGTTTAATAGGATTGGTAGGGCATATCCTGTGCTTTTCCAAGCCGAGGCCATGAGGGAAATCTTGAAAAAGAGTAGAGGCAAGTCTCTTAGCCCTAGAGATAACAAGAAAGGTGGTATTGCTAGGAGTTCAAGTTGTATTCCTGCCATTACCAAAGATATTAATGCTCTAAAAGTTGTTGATTAA
- the LOC132637388 gene encoding uncharacterized protein LOC132637388: protein MKNHENRPTGTAPLPEVNEVYAHYSRRGKGRGPGRGHDNSRDRDNGQRRNYFPGVNHSSKKNHHQKGKKKDDKHEVPEARGSENKCYRCGGSGHWARACHTAKHLIELYQTSIKRKEKNLEANFISENQIDITHLNVADFFEHPQGKMDHLIGDGSVVRDD from the coding sequence ATGAAAAATCACGAGAATCGACCTACTGGCACTGCACcactccccgaagtgaatgaggtGTATGCCCACTACTCCAGGCGTGGAAAAGGTCGTGGCCCCGGTCGTGGTCATGATAATAGTCGTGATCGTGATAATggtcaaagaagaaattattttccTGGTGTTAATCACTCTTCGAAGAAAAATCACCaccaaaaggggaaaaagaaggaTGATAAGCATGAAGTGCCAGAAGCACGTGGCTCAGAAAACAAATGCTATCGATGTGGTGGAAGTGGACACTGGGCACGTGCCTGTCATACAGCAAAACACTTGATTGAGCTTTATCAGACatcaattaaaagaaaagagaaaaatctcGAAGCTAATTTTATCTCTGAAAATCAAATTGACATCACACACTTGAATGTAGCAGATTTCTTTGAGCACCCTCAAGGAAAGATGGATCACTTGATTGGTGATGGTTCTGTGGTTAGAGATGATTGA